DNA sequence from the Actinomycetes bacterium genome:
GCGCCGCAGGGCCGGCACCTTCCAGGACGCGAGCTTGTTGAGCTCCTTGCCGGCCACCCAGATGCGCCCGCCGCTGGGTCGCTCCTCCTTGGTGAGCAGGCGCAGGAAGGTCGACTTGCCGGAGCCGGACTGGCCGACGACAAAGACGAACTCGCCCTTGGCGATGTCGACCGACACGTCGTCGAGCGCGGTCACGTCCGAGCCGTAGACCTTCGTCACATGTTCGAGCTTGATCACAGGGCGCGACAAACCTTTCTGCTGTCATCGGCTACGGAACGGAGCGCGACGCCGAGCCGGCCTCCTGGGGGGAAGGGGCGCCGAACAACGCATGACCTTATCAGACCCGCCATTGGTCGACATGGACGCTCCTCACCCGCCTGCCTCCCGCTCGCACGGGCTGGTCGAAGCCGCGCAGCTCGACTGAGCAATTATACGGAGGGCAGGTCGGCAGGCTGGCAGGTGCCCGACCGAATGGTGCTCCGTAGCGTGCGCAAATCGGCGCCGGCCTCCCCCGCTCCACGGCGGCGGGGACCCCGGACGGCGGGGACCCCGGACGGGCGGGGGTCCCGGACGGGCGGCGGTCACGGGCGGCGGGGTCCCGGACGGGCGGGGGTCCCGGACGCGGCGGTCCCGGACGCGGCGGTCACGGACGCGGCGGTCACGGACGGGCGGCGGTCCTCCTGCGGAGCCGGCCGGCCAGGGGCGGCACCACCAGGAACCCGACCCCGAGCAGCGTGAGGGCCTTGCCGGCCGTCTCCACGGCGGTGTCACGGTAGACCAGGCGCACCTTGGCCTGGGTGGGCACGACCACCATCAGCCCGGGCGAGAGCATCCACGGTCCCTTCGCGCCCTCCGCCCGCCAGTTGGGGAAGTACGACACCTTCACGACATGGGGCTCGCCGACCCGGTCGGTGGTGAACTCGAGCGTGTCGCCATCGTCGCGCGACGGCACGGTCCCGGGCCGGGTCAGGGCCTGCCTCGGCAGGGTGGTCACGGGGAGCCGTCCAGGCTGCGCGAACGCCGCCCGCGCGGCCGGGTCCCCGGCCGACGCGTAGGCCAGCGGCGTGTCCAGCCAGTCGCGGTTGCGGTACCAGGACAGGGAGTTGGACCGCCAGTCGGGGTCGTCGAGCAGCACCGGCCGGAACCGCGGCACCTCGACCAGATGCCCGTCGCCCACCTCGTAGATGGTGAACTTGCCGCTGGTGGCCCGCACCGGGAGCCCGGCCGCCTTCGCGGCCTGCTTGGCCCGGTCGGTGTAGGCGACGTACCAGCGCACCCCGTACATCCGCAGGTGGCGCAGGCCCATCTCGAAGTCGAAGCCCGGGTAGTCGATCCCGGGGACCGCCTGCGTCTGGGTCTCGGAGGTCTCGGCCTGGGTGATGAAGTGGAACGGCGCGTTCAGCGACGACTCGATCAGCAGGCCCTCCATGGTGTCCTGGCCGGCGAACACCGGGATGTTCTCGAGCGTCCTGGTGGTGCCGAAGCTCTCGTAGTCGCGGCTGAACTCCCACATGACCCGGCCCTTGGGCAGCCCCTGCAGGGTCGAGAACAGCGCCTGGGCCTGCGGCCAGCCCGGCTTCACCTCGAACCCCTCGTAGTTGTACTGGGACCAGCCGGGCATGAACGCCCGGTGGCGCCACGACCCGTACAGGGGCGCGGCGACGAGCACCGCGACGACCACCAGCCAGGCCGCACGGACATGCATGCCGCTGCCCCGCTGCAGCAGGCGGGTCAGGCGCGCGGCCACCACCGCCGCCCCGTAGGCGGCCACCAGCAGCGAGAACAGGTAGATGAAAGGCAGCATGCGCGCGTTCCACAACGGTGCCTTGGGTGCGAAGCGGGCCAGGAACGCGAACAGGCACACGGCGACCGCGGCCGGCCACGCGTACAGCAGGATGCGGCGCTCGCCCCTTGCCACCGCCGCCACCACACCGACGGCGGTGAGCACCAGGTACGGCCGGATCTCGGGCGGGAACAGCACCCCGAACGACGACAGCTGCGTCCACTTGAAATGGGCGGTGTACTGGATCCGGAGGATGAACGGCAGCGCCCAGAACGCCGTCAGGCAGAACCCGACCGCGAGCACCCGCGCGACCTGGCCGAGCGCGACCCCGGTGGCCCGCAGGCCGGGCCGCAGCACCAGGATGACGGCCCCGAGCACGAGCACGATCGTGGTGAGGATGTGCGACAGCACCACGGCCGCGACCAGCAGCGTGGTCACCCGCCACCCGGTCCCCTCCTCGACCAGCCGCCACAGCAGCGCCAGGGTGAGCGGCAGCAGGGAGAACGACAGCGCGAAGGGGAACTCCCCCGCCATCGTGCTCGCGATGTTGCCCCCGTAGATCGTGTAGGAGGTCATGAACAGGAACGGCACACTGGCCGCGGCGGCCAGCAGCGGGGCAGGCTCGGGCAGCCGCAGCACCCGGAACGCGCCCCAGCAGGTCAGCGGGAGCGCGAACAGCCCGGACGCGCTCACCGCCTTGAACGCGATCTGGTTGCCGACCAGCGGGGTGAGCGCGGCGATCAGCGTGTAGGGCAGCGGGAAGTAGAAGGTCAGCATCGGGATGCCCGCGAACCAGCCGGTCGCCCAGCCGGTCACCTTGCCGTGGGGCAGCAGGTGCTCGCGCAGGAACGTATCGATGTAGTGGTGGGAGCCCATGTCCCCACCCGCCGCAGTGGTGCGGGAGAAGATAAGGTTCAGGTGCAGCACCTTGACGAGGATGAGATAGATGGCGACGAACGCGGCCACCGTGGCGGCACGGTGCACCCACACCGCGCGCGTGCGGGCCGCGCCGAGCCCCCCGGACCGCACCACTGCAATCGTCGCCAGCCGACTGCACCTCCCGACGAAGTTGGTTCGTTCAATGAAAGCAGGATCGGTATGGTAACGCGGCTCCCGGTCGCCGAGGCGACCGGCTGGGGCCCCGTCCCCCCCTCGGGCTCCTGGCTCCCGGCCGCCACGCTGGACCTCGACGGGAACCGGACGGCCACCGTGTCCTTCGACCGCAACGGGCGCGGCCTGCTCACCCTGATCCTGGACCGGCCCGCCACCGACGCCGACCTCGACGCGCTCGAGCGGGCCGCCGACCTCCTTCCCCACCTGGAGCTCGGGGACCTCGACACCAGGCCCGGCTACCCCGAGGCGCACGCGCGCGCCTTCGGCCTGAGCCGCTCCCTGGCGCCGGGGGCGTTCAACCGGACCGCCGAGGTCGAGCTGGTGGCGCCCTCCGGCCGCCGGCTGCCCTCGACCCTGGGGGCGTTCGGCCTGCCTGCCCGCACGACCTTCGTCGCCGCCCCGGGTCTCATGCGGACCCGTCCGGGACGGCCGGGGAACGGCTCGCGAATCGAGCGCCTGCTGCTCGCCGCCGGACGCGGCCTGGTGGCCGGCACTCGCCTGTCCGCCTCGACGCTGTGCGCCCTCGCCCTCGGCGTGTGCCTGGCGGTGTTCCTGGTCGGGTTCGTGCGCCAGACCTGGACCCTGCACGACCGGTTCGCCACCTACGGGTTCGACGTCGGCATCCACGACCAGGGCACCTGGCTGCTCAGCCGGTTCCAGGCGCCGTTCTCGACCGTACGGGGCCTGAACCTGCTCGGCGACCACGGCGCCTACATCCTGGCCCTGCTCGCGCCGCTGTACCGGGTCTGGCCCGACGTCCGCCTGCTGCTGGCGCTGCAGGCCGTGGCGCTGGCCGTCCCGGCCGTGGTCGTCTTCCGGCTCGGCGCCCGGCGGCTCGGGCACCCGGCCGCCGGCCTGGCCGTGGCCGTCGCCTACCTCGCCTACCCGGCGATGCAGTGGGCGGTCGTGTGGCAGTTCCATCCCGAGAGCCTGGCGGCCGCGTTCCTCGCCTTGGCCGTGCTCGCCGCCGACCGCGGGCGGACCCGGACCATGGCCGTCCTGCTGCTCCTGGCCATGCTTTGCCGGGACGAGGTCGGCCTAGTGGTGGCCGGGTTCGGGGCGCTGCTGGCCGCCACCGGCAAGCGGGAGCTTGGGCTGCGCACCGCCCTGGCCGGCCTGGGCTGGTTCCTCGTCACCACCTTCCTGCTCGTCCCCTGGGCCAACGCCCGGCCCACCGCGCAGTTCGAGGCGACCTACGGGATCACCGGCACCGGGCCGCTGGCCGTGCTGCGCGCCGTGCCCGCGCTCGGCGCCCACGCCGTCGCGACCGCCCTGTCCAACCCCGGCCTGTGGTACCTGCTGCTCGTCTTCGTCCCCCTGCTGGGGCTGCCGCTACTCGCCCCCCGGTGGCTGTGGCCGGTGGCCGCCCCGCTCATCCTCAACCTCGCCTCGGTCCGGCCCGAGCAGCACCAGATCCGCTACCAGTACCTGGCCACAGCCGCGCCGTTCCTGGCCCTGGCCGCTGTGGCCGGCCTGGCCGTGGTGGCCGCCCGGCGGCGCGCGCTCCTCGCCCCCCTGCTGGTGCTGCTGGTGCTGGTCGCCTTCGCCGTGGACCGGCGCGCCGGCCCGGCGCTGTGGTCCCGCTCGGCGGTGGTCGTCCCCGCCTCCCCGACCGACGCGTCCAGGCGGGCGGCCCTGGCCACGATCGACCCTGGGGCGCCCGTGAGCGCCCAGTTCAACCTGGTCCCCCACCTCACCCACCGGGAGGTCGCCTACGAGTTCCCCA
Encoded proteins:
- a CDS encoding ATP-binding cassette domain-containing protein codes for the protein MIKLEHVTKVYGSDVTALDDVSVDIAKGEFVFVVGQSGSGKSTFLRLLTKEERPSGGRIWVAGKELNKLASWKVPALRR
- a CDS encoding DUF2079 domain-containing protein, with amino-acid sequence MVTRLPVAEATGWGPVPPSGSWLPAATLDLDGNRTATVSFDRNGRGLLTLILDRPATDADLDALERAADLLPHLELGDLDTRPGYPEAHARAFGLSRSLAPGAFNRTAEVELVAPSGRRLPSTLGAFGLPARTTFVAAPGLMRTRPGRPGNGSRIERLLLAAGRGLVAGTRLSASTLCALALGVCLAVFLVGFVRQTWTLHDRFATYGFDVGIHDQGTWLLSRFQAPFSTVRGLNLLGDHGAYILALLAPLYRVWPDVRLLLALQAVALAVPAVVVFRLGARRLGHPAAGLAVAVAYLAYPAMQWAVVWQFHPESLAAAFLALAVLAADRGRTRTMAVLLLLAMLCRDEVGLVVAGFGALLAATGKRELGLRTALAGLGWFLVTTFLLVPWANARPTAQFEATYGITGTGPLAVLRAVPALGAHAVATALSNPGLWYLLLVFVPLLGLPLLAPRWLWPVAAPLILNLASVRPEQHQIRYQYLATAAPFLALAAVAGLAVVAARRRALLAPLLVLLVLVAFAVDRRAGPALWSRSAVVVPASPTDASRRAALATIDPGAPVSAQFNLVPHLTHREVAYEFPNPFRAVNWGLPGDAHAPAEVAAVRYVIVEPALLSPDDRKLLDQLRASHASADPASHASGDPASHASGSLEWRTVFDSGGVVVLERRGGGAPALDGGTP
- a CDS encoding 6-pyruvoyl-tetrahydropterin synthase-related protein, coding for MRSGGLGAARTRAVWVHRAATVAAFVAIYLILVKVLHLNLIFSRTTAAGGDMGSHHYIDTFLREHLLPHGKVTGWATGWFAGIPMLTFYFPLPYTLIAALTPLVGNQIAFKAVSASGLFALPLTCWGAFRVLRLPEPAPLLAAAASVPFLFMTSYTIYGGNIASTMAGEFPFALSFSLLPLTLALLWRLVEEGTGWRVTTLLVAAVVLSHILTTIVLVLGAVILVLRPGLRATGVALGQVARVLAVGFCLTAFWALPFILRIQYTAHFKWTQLSSFGVLFPPEIRPYLVLTAVGVVAAVARGERRILLYAWPAAVAVCLFAFLARFAPKAPLWNARMLPFIYLFSLLVAAYGAAVVAARLTRLLQRGSGMHVRAAWLVVVAVLVAAPLYGSWRHRAFMPGWSQYNYEGFEVKPGWPQAQALFSTLQGLPKGRVMWEFSRDYESFGTTRTLENIPVFAGQDTMEGLLIESSLNAPFHFITQAETSETQTQAVPGIDYPGFDFEMGLRHLRMYGVRWYVAYTDRAKQAAKAAGLPVRATSGKFTIYEVGDGHLVEVPRFRPVLLDDPDWRSNSLSWYRNRDWLDTPLAYASAGDPAARAAFAQPGRLPVTTLPRQALTRPGTVPSRDDGDTLEFTTDRVGEPHVVKVSYFPNWRAEGAKGPWMLSPGLMVVVPTQAKVRLVYRDTAVETAGKALTLLGVGFLVVPPLAGRLRRRTAARP